The Panicum virgatum strain AP13 chromosome 5K, P.virgatum_v5, whole genome shotgun sequence genome has a window encoding:
- the LOC120707360 gene encoding ATP synthase subunit epsilon, mitochondrial, with the protein MSAPTAAVPFWRAAGMTYIGYSNICAALVRNCLKEPFKSEAASREKVHFSVSKWTDGKQEKPTVRTESDE; encoded by the exons ATGtcggcgccgacggcggcggtgccctTCTGGCGCGCGGCGGGGATGACCTACATCGGCTACTCCAACATCTGCGCCGCGCTGGTGCGCAACTGCCTCAAGGAGCCCTTCAAGTCCGAGGCCGCGTCCCGCGAGAAGGTCCACTTCTCCGTCTCCAAGTGGACGGACGGCAAGCAGGAGAAGCCCA CTGTCCGCACGGAGTCAGATGAATAA
- the LOC120707364 gene encoding ABC transporter G family member 36-like, translated as MDAGGDIQKAMSMRRGDSGSFWRRGEDVFSRSSREEDDEEALRWAALEKLPTYDRVRRALVPSDLGLDDGAEAGGGRGLVDVDVLSLGPQQRRALLERVVRIADEDNERFLLKLKDRIERVGIDMPTIEVRFHNLEAEAEVRVGSSGLPTVLNSIVNTIEEAANALHLLPSRKRPMPILHDVSGIIKPRRLTLLLGPPGSGKTTFLLALAGRLDKSLKTKGKVTYNGHEMTEFVPERTAAYISQHDLHIGEMTVRETLAFSARCQGVGSRFDMLTELSRREKAANIKPDADIDAFMKASAMGGQEANVVTDYILKILGLDICADTMVGDEMLRGISGGQRKRVTTGEMLVGPSRALFMDEISTGLDSSTTFQIVNSLRQSIHILAGTAVISLLQPAPETYNLFDDIILLSDGQVVYQGPREDVLEFFESMGFRCPERKGVADFLQEVTSKKDQKQYWARRDEPYRFVPVKEFATAFKSFHTGRAIANELAVPFDKSKSHPAALTTTRYGVSGKELLKANIDREFLLMKRNSFVYIFRTFQLMVVSIIAMTLFFRTKMKHDTVADGGIYAGALFFGVLMIMFNGFTEMALTVFKLPVFFKQRDLLFFPAWAYTIPSWILKIPITFIEVGGYVFMTYYVIGFDPNVSRFFKHYLLLLAINQMSAAIFRFIGGIARNMIVANVFASFMLLVFMVLGGFILVREKIKKWWIWGYWISPMMYAQNAITVNEMLGHSWDKILDSTTSNETLGVQALKARGIFPEAKWYWIGFAAMIGYIFLFNALFTLALTYLKPYGNSRPSISEEELNEKHASMNGGVPDGNHLASKSSHQSTGINTDADSTLTEKGMILPFVPLSLTFDNIRYSVDMPQEMKAQGIQEDRLELLKGVSGSFRPGVLTALMGISGAGKTTLMDVLAGRKTGGYIEGDISISGYPKRQETFARISGYCEQNDIHSPQVTVYESLLFSAWLRLPEDVDSNKRKLFIEEVMELVELKQLRHALVGLPGVNGLSTEQRKRLTIAVELVANPSIIFMDEPTSGLDARAAAIVMRAVRNTVNTGRTVVCTIHQPSIDIFEAFDDLFLMKRGGEEIYAGPLGHHSSELIKYLEGIQGVSKIKDGYNPATWMLEVTTAAQEHVLGVDFSDIYKKSELYQRNKALIKELSQPAPGSSDLYFPTKYPRSSITQCIACLWKMNLSYWRSPPYNTVRFFFTTIIALLLGTIFWDLGGKVRTSQDLMNAMGSMYAAVLFIGVMNCTSVQPMVAVERTVFYRERAAGMYSAFPYAFGQIVIELPYALAQDVVYGLIVYSMIGFEWTVAKFFWYLFFGYFTLLYFTFYGMMAVGITPNAHIAAIISSAFYAIWNLFSGFIVPRPKVPIWWRWYCWVCPVAWTLYGLVVSQFGDVTTEMDDGTTVKAFIEDYFDFKHSWLGLVAAVVVGFTVLFGSLFGFAIMKLNFQKR; from the exons ATGGACGCGGGCGGGGACATCCAGAAGGCGATGAGCATGCGGCGCGGGGACAGCGGCTCCTTCTGGCGCCGCGGGGAGGACGTCTTCTCGCGCTCGTCcagggaggaggacgacgaggaggcccTGCGCTGGGCCGCGCTCGAGAAGCTCCCCACCTACGACCGCGTCCGCCGCGCCCTCGTGCCCAGCGACCTCGGCCTCGACGACGGCGccgaggcgggcggcgggaggggGCTCGTCGACGTCGACGTGCTCAGCCTCGGCCCGCAGCAGCGCCGGGCGCTGCTGGAGCGCGTCGTGCGCATCGCCgacgaggacaacgagcgaTTCCTGCTCAAGCTCAAGGACCGCATCGAGAG GGTCGGGATCGACATGCCCACCATCGAGGTGCGGTTCCACAacctggaggcggaggcggaggtgcgCGTCGGGAGCAGCGGCCTCCCCACCGTCCTCAACTCCATCGTCAACACGATCGAGGAAGCGGCGAACGCGCTGCACCTGCTGCCCAGCAGGAAGAGGCCCATGCCCATCCTCCACGATGTCAGTGGCATCATCAAGCCTCGCAG GTTGACTCTTCTGTTAGGCCCACCCGGCTCAGGCAAGACTACTTTTCTGCTCGCGTTGGCGGGAAGGCTTGACAAAAGCCTCAAG ACTAAAGGCAAGGTGACATACAACGGCCATGAGATGACGGAGTTTGTTCCAGAGAGGACGGCTGCGTATATCAGCCAGCATGACCTCCACATAGGAGAGATGACTGTGAGGGAGACACTCGCATTCTCCGCGCGCTGCCAGGGTGTTGGTTCACGCTTTG ATATGCTGACTGAGCTGTCAAGGAGAGAGAAGGCGGCGAATATCAAGCCTGATGCTGATATTGATGCGTTCATGAAG GCATCTGCAATGGGCGGGCAAGAAGCCAATGTGGTCACCGATTATATTCTGAAG ATATTAGGACTAGACATATGCGCAGATACGATGGTAGGGGATGAGATGCTCAGGGGCATATCCGGTGGACAGAGAAAGCGTGTTACAACTG GTGAGATGCTGGTTGGGCCTTCCAGGGCACTTTTCATGGATGAAATCTCGACTGGGCTTGACAGCTCCACTACATTCCAGATTGTGAACTCGCTCAGGCAGTCCATCCACATCCTCGCTGGCACTGCCGTCATCTCCCTCCTGCAGCCGGCGCCTGAGACTTATAACTTGTTTGATGACATCATACTCCTCTCAGATGGCCAAGTTGTCTACCAGGGCCCCCGAGAAGATGTGCTTGAGTTTTTTGAGTCCATGGGTTTCAGATGCCCTGAAAGGAAGGGTGTTGCTGACTTCTTGCAAGAA GTGACTTCGAAAAAAGACCAGAAACAGTACTGGGCGCGGCGTGATGAGCCTTATAGGTTTGTGCCGGTGAAGGAGTTTGCAACTGCATTCAAGTCATTCCACACAGGGAGAGCTATAGCAAATGAGCTTGCTGTTCCATTTGACAAGAGCAAGAGCCACCCAGCCGCACTAACCACCACGAGGTATGGCGTGAGTGGCAAGGAGCTGTTGAAAGCAAACATAGATCGGGAGTTCCTTCTCATGAAGAGGAACTCTTTCGTTTACATATTCAGAACCTTCCAG CTGATGGTGGTGTCAATCATTGCAATGACTCTATTCTTCCGTACGAAGATGAAGCATGACACGGTAGCTGATGGGGGGATCTACGCGGGCGCACTCTTCTTTGGTGTGCTTATGATCATGTTCAATGGCTTCACTGAGATGGCACTCACTGTCTTCAAGCTGCCTGTATTCTTCAAGCAGAGGGACCTCCTTTTCTTTCCAGCATGGGCCTACACTATACCCTCATGGATCCTTAAGATACCCATCACATTCATCGAGGTTGGTGGTTATGTATTCATGACATACTATGTCATTGGGTTCGACCCAAATGTTAGCAG GTTCTTCAAGCACTATCTCCTTCTTTTGGCAATCAATCAGATGTCAGCAGCTATCTTCCGATTTATTGGTGGCATAGCGAGGAACATGATTGTTGCTAATGTCTTCGCTTCATTCATGTTGCTGGTTTTCATGGTGCTAGGAGGATTTATTCTAGTAAGAG AGAAAATAAAGAAATGGTGGATCTGGGGGTACTGGATCTCCCCAATGATGTATGCGCAGAATGCCATTACAGTGAATGAGATGTTGGGGCACAGCTGGGACAAAATATTGGATAGCACTACCTCCAACGAGACCCTAGGTGTGCAAGCCCTAAAAGCCCGTGGAATATTCCCCGAAGCCAAGTGGTACTGGATTGGCTTTGCTGCAATGATTGGGTATATCTTTCTGTTCAACGCTCTCTTCACTCTTGCCCTTACATACCTTAAGC CATATGGGAACTCTCGACCATCAATCTCTGAAGAGGAGCTGAATGAGAAGCATGCCAGCATGAACGGTGGGGTTCCAGACGGCAATCACTTGGCATCAAAAAGCTCTCATCAATCAACAGGAATCAACACTGACGCTGATTCTACCCTGACTGAAAAGGGGATGATCCTCCCATTTGTCCCGCTTTCACTCACCTTTGATAACATCAGATACTCTGTTGACATGCCACAG GAAATGAAAGCACAAGGTATACAAGAAGATCGTCTCGAGCTCCTCAAAGGTGTCAGTGGGTCTTTTAGGCCTGGGGTGCTAACTGCACTGATGGGAATCAGTGGCGCAGGGAAAACCACTTTGATGGATGTGTTGGCAGGGAGAAAGACCGGTGGGTACATTGAAGGAGATATCAGTATTTCAGGATACCCGAAGAGACAAGAGACGTTTGCACGCATATCAGGATACTGTGAACAGAATGATATCCACTCGCCGCAGGTAACAGTCTACGAATCACTGCTTTTCTCAGCATGGCTGCGGCTTCCGGAGGATGTAGATTCAAACAAAAGAAAG CTCTTCATTGAGGAAGTGATGGAGCTTGTGGAGCTGAAACAGTTGAGACATGCTTTGGTTGGACTTCCTGGAGTGAATGGCCTGTCAACAGAGCAGAGGAAAAGACTCACCATTGCTGTGGAACTCGTGGCAAATCCATCGATCATCTTCATGGATGAGCCAACCTCAGGACTTGATGCCCGAGCAGCTGCAATTGTTATGCGTGCGGTGAGGAACACTGTCAACACTGGTAGGACAGTGGTCTGCACGATACATCAACCTAGCATTGACATATTTGAAGCATTCGATGAT CTTTTCCTGATGAAGCGTGGTGGAGAAGAGATCTATGCTGGTCCACTAGGCCATCATTCTTCAGAGCTGATCAAGTATTTAGAG GGGATTCAAGGTGTCAGCAAAATTAAAGATGGCTACAATCCAGCAACATGGATGCTGGAAGTGACAACAGCAGCTCAAGAACACGTGCTAGGTGTTGATTTCAGTGACATATACAAGAAATCTGAACTGTACCA GAGGAACAAGGCCTTGATAAAGGAATTAAGCCAACCTGCGCCAGGTTCAAGTGACCTGTATTTCCCTACCAAGTATCCGCGCTCGTCCATCACACAATGCATAGCTTGCCTGTGGAAGATGAACCTGTCATACTGGAGGAGCCCTCCATACAATACCGTTAGGTTCTTTTTCACAACCATAATTGCTCTCCTCCTAGGCACCATCTTCTGGGATCTTGGCGGCAAAGT GAGGACGTCACAAGACTTGATGAACGCCATGGGATCAATGTACGCTGCGGTGCTGTTTATTGGGGTCATGAATTGTACCTCAGTTCAGCCGATGGTGGCCGTGGAGCGGACTGTCTTTTACCGTGAAAGAGCTGCGGGCATGTACTCTGCTTTCCCCTATGCATTTGGACAG ATTGTCATCGAGCTCCCGTACGCACTGGCTCAGGATGTCGTGTATGGGCTGATAGTGTACTCAATGATCGGGTTCGAGTGGACGGTTGCCAAGTTCTTCTGGTACCTCTTCTTCGGGTACTTCACGCTGCTCTACTTCACATTCTACGGCATGATGGCCGTCGGCATAACCCCAAACGCTCACATCGCCGCGATCATCTCCTCGGCGTTCTACGCCATCTGGAACCTCTTCTCTGGGTTCATCGTCCCGCGACCG AAAGTGCCGATCTGGTGGAGGTGGTACTGCTGGGTATGCCCCGTGGCGTGGACGCTGTACGGGCTGGTCGTGTCGCAGTTCGGCGACGTGACGACGGAGATGGACGACGGCACGACCGTGAAGGCGTTCATTGAGGACTACTTCGACTTCAAGCACAGCTGGCTGGGGTTGGTGGCCGCCGTGGTCGTGGGGTTCACGGTGCTGTTTGGCTCCCTCTTCGGCTTTGCCATCATGAAGCTCAACTTCCAGAAGAGATGA
- the LOC120707361 gene encoding ABC transporter G family member 36-like, producing MDAAGEIQKVASMRLGNSGSIWRRGDDVFSRSSRDEDDEEALRWAALEKLPTYDRVRRAMVPLGGDGAEAGAGGGKGLVDVHSLDPQQRRALLERLVRVADEDNERFLLKLKDRVDRVGIDMPTIEVRFQNLEAEAEVRVGSSGLPTVLNSIINTVEETANALHLLPSRKQTMPILHDVSGIIKPRRLTLLLGPPGSGKTTLLLALAGRLAKDLKVSGKVTYNGHEMTEFVPERTAAYISQHDLHIGEMTVRETLAFAARCQGVGSRFDMLTELSRREKAANIKPDADIDAFMKASAMGGKDASVVTDYMLKILGLEVCADTMVGDEMIRGISGGQRKRVTTGEMLVGPARALFMDEISTGLDSSTTFQIVNSLRQSIHILGGTAVISLLQPAPETYNLFDDIILLSDGQVVYQGPREEVIEFFESMGFRCPERKGVADFLQEVTSKKDQKQYWARRDEPYRFVTVKEFAMAFKSFHTGRTIENELAVPFDKSKSHPAALTTTRYGVSGKELLKANIDREILLMKRNSFVYMFRTFQLMLMSILSMTLFFRTKMKHDSVIDGGLYMGALFFGVLLIMFNGFSEMAMTVFKLPVFFKQRDLLFFPAWSYTIPSWILKIPITFIEVAGYVFLTYYVIGFDPNISRFFKQYLLLLAINQMAAALFRFIGGAARSMVVANVFASFMLLVVMVLGGFILVREKIKKWWIWGYWISPMMYAQNAISVNEMLGHSWNKILNSTASNETLGVQTLKSRGVFPEAKWYWIGFGAMIGFTIFFNAIFTLALTYLKPYGDSRPSVSEEELKEKHANMKGEVLDGNHRASASSHRPTGINTEADPAIAEDDSALTKRGMILPFVPLSLAFDNIRYSVDMPQEMKAQGVQEDRLELLKGVSGSFRPGVLTALMGVSGAGKTTLMDVLAGRKTGGYIEGDISISGYPKKQETFARISGYCEQNDIHSPQVTVYESLLFSAWLRLPKDVDSNKRKIFVEEVMELVELKPLRDALVGLPGVNGLSTEQRKRLTIAVELVANPSIIFMDEPTSGLDARAAAIVMRTVRNTVDTGRTVVCTIHQPSIDIFEAFDELFLMKRGGEEIYAGPLGHHSSELIKYFEGIQGVSKIKDGYNPATWMLEVTAVSQEQILGVDFSEMYKKSELFQRNKALIKELSQPAPGSSDLYFPSKYAQSSITQCMACLWKQNLSYWRNPPYNTVRFFFTTVIALLLGSIFWDLGGKVKTSQDLLNAMGSMYSAVLFIGVMNCTSVQPVVAVERTVFYRERAAGMYSAFPYAFGQVVIELPYALGQDLIYGVIVYSMIGFEWTVAKFFWYLFFGYFTLLYFTFYGMMAVGMTPNYHIAAIVSSAFYSMWNLFSGFIIPRPRVPIWWRWFCWICPVAWTLYGLVVSQFGDMMTEMDDGRTVKVFVEDYFDFKHSWLGGVAAVVVGFTVLFAVLFGFAIMKLNFQKR from the exons ATGGACGCGGCGGGGGAAATCCAGAAGGTGGCGAGCATGCGGCTGGGGAACAGCGGCTCCATATGGCGGCGCGGGGACGACGTGTTCTCGCGCTCGTCCAGggatgaggacgacgaggaggcgctGCGGTGGGCCGCGCTCGAGAAGCTGCCCACCTACGACCGCGTCCGCCGCGCCATGGTCccgctcggcggcgacggcgccgaggcgggcgcgggcggcgggaagGGGCTCGTCGACGTGCACAGCCTCGACCCGCAGCAGCGCCGTGCGCTGCTGGAGCGCCTCGTGCGCGTCGCCGACGAGGACAACGAGCGCTTCCTGCTCAAGCTCAAGGACCGCGTCGACAG GGTCGGGATCGACATGCCCACGATCGAGGTGCGGTTCCAGAACCTCGAGGCGGAGGCCGAGGTGCGCGTCGGCAGCAGCGGCCTCCCAACCGTCCTCAACTCCATCATCAACACGGTCGAG GAAACGGCGAACGCGCTGCACTTACTGCCCAGTAGGAAGCAGACCATGCCCATCCTACACGACGTCAGCGGAATCATCAAGCCTCGCAG GTTAACCCTTCTGTTAGGCCCACCCGGATCAGGGAAGACCACTTTGCTGCTCGCGTTGGCTGGAAGGCTTGCCAAAGACCTCAAG GTTAGTGGCAAAGTGACCTACAATGGGCACGAGATGACAGAGTTTGTTCCAGAGAGGACGGCTGCGTACATCAGCCAGCATGACCTCCACATTGGGGAGATGACTGTGAGGGAGACTCTTGCGTTCGCAGCACGTTGCCAGGGTGTTGGCTCCCGCTTTG ATATGCTGACTGAGCTGTCGAGGCGGGAGAAGGCGGCCAATATCAAACCTGATGCTGATATTGATGCATTCATGAAG GCATCCGCAATGGGTGGGAAAGATGCCAGTGTGGTCACTGACTATATGCTGAAG ATACTAGGACTAGAGGTATGCGCGGACACGATGGTAGGGGATGAAATGATCAGGGGCATATCTGGTGGACAACGAAAGCGTGTGACAACCG GTGAGATGCTGGTTGGTCCAGCCAGGGCGCTTTTTATGGATGAGATCTCGACTGGGCTTGATAGCTCCACTACCTTCCAGATTGTTAACTCACTCAGGCAGTCGATCCACATCCTCGGTGGCACAGCAGTCATCTCCTTGCTTCAACCAGCGCCTGAGACATATAACCTGTTCGATGACATTATTCTCCTCTCAGACGGCCAGGTTGTGTACCAGGGCCCTCGAGAAGAAGTTATCGAGTTTTTTGAGTCCATGGGTTTCAGATGCCCTGAGAGGAAGGGTGTTGCTGACTTCTTGCAAGAA GTGACTTCGAAAAAAGATCAGAAACAGTACTGGGCACGGCGTGATGAGCCCTACAGGTTTGTGACGGTGAAGGAATTCGCAATGGCATTCAAGTCATTCCACACAGGGAGAACTATAGAAAATGAGCTTGCTGTCCCATTCGACAAGAGCAAAAGCCACCCAGCCGCACTAACAACCACGAGATATGGCGTGAGTGGCAAGGAGCTGCTGAAGGCAAACATAGACCGTGAGATCCTTCTCATGAAGAGGAACTCTTTTGTCTACATGTTCAGAACCTTCCAG CTGATGCTGATGTCAATCCTTTCAATGACTCTCTTCTTCCGCACGAAGATGAAGCATGACTCTGTGATTGATGGGGGCCTCTACATGGGCGCACTCTTCTTTGGCGTGCTTTTGATCATGTTCAATGGCTTCTCTGAGATGGCAATGACCGTCTTCAAGCTGCCTGTATTCTTCAAGCAGAGGGATCTCCTTTTCTTTCCAGCATGGTCCTACACTATACCTTCATGGATCCTCAAGATACCCATCACATTTATCGAGGTCGCGGGTTATGTATTCTTGACATACTATGTCATTGGCTTCGACCCAAATATCAGCAG GTTCTTCAAGCAGTATCTGCTTCTGTTAGCAATCAATCAGATGGCAGCGGCACTCTTTCGCTTTATTGGTGGGGCAGCGAGGAGCATGGTTGTTGCTAATGTCTTTGCATCATTCATGTTGCTGGTTGTCATGGTGTTGGGAGGATTTATTCTAGTAAGAG aaaaaataaagaaatggtGGATCTGGGGGTACTGGATCTCCCCAATGATGTATGCGCAGAATGCCATTTCGGTGAATGAGATGTTGGGGCACAGCTGGAACAAAATATTGAATAGCACTGCCTCCAACGAGACCCTAGGTGTGCAAACCCTTAAGTCCCGTGGAGTATTCCCAGAAGCAAAGTGGTACTGGATTGGCTTTGGTGCTATGATTGGGTTCACCATATTCTTCAATGCTATCTTCACTCTTGCCCTTACATACCTCAAAC CATATGGCGACTCTCGGCCATCAGTATCTGAAGAGGAGCTGAAGGAGAAGCATGCCAACATGAAAGGCGAAGTTCTGGATGGCAATCACCGGGCTTCAGCAAGCAGTCATCGACCAACAGGAATCAACACTGAAGCTGATCCAGCAATCGCAGAAGATGATTCTGCCCTGACTAAACGGGGAATGATACTCCCATTTGTCCCGCTTTCACTCGCCTTTGATAACATCAGATACTCTGTTGACATGCCACAG GAAATGAAAGCACAAGGTGTACAAGAAGATCGTCTGGAGCTCCTCAAAGGTGTCAGTGGGTCTTTTAGGCCTGGTGTGCTGACCGCACTAATGGGCGTCAGTGGCGCAGGAAAAACTACTTTGATGGATGTGTTGGCGGGAAGAAAGACAGGTGGATACATTGAAGGAGACATCAGCATTTCAGGATACCCGAAGAAACAGGAGACCTTCGCACGCATATCAGGATActgtgaacaaaatgatatccACTCGCCGCAGGTGACAGTCTATGAGTCACTGCTTTTCTCAGCGTGGCTCCGGCTTCCCAAGGATGTTGATTCAAATAAAAGAAAG ATCTTCGTTGAAGAGGTGATGGAGCTTGTGGAGCTCAAACCGTTGAGGGATGCTTTGGTTGGACTCCCTGGAGTGAATGGTCTGTCAACTGAGCAGAGGAAAAGGCTTACCATTGCTGTGGAACTTGTCGCAAATCCGTCAATCATCTTCATGGATGAGCCAACCTCCGGGCTTGATGCCCGGGCAGCTGCAATTGTGATGCGGACAGTGAGGAACACTGTCGATACTGGTAGGACTGTGGTCTGCACGATACATCAGCCTAGCATTGACATATTTGAAGCATTCGATGAG CTTTTCCTGATGAAGCGGGGTGGAGAAGAGATCTATGCTGGTCCACTTGGCCATCATTCTTCAGAGCTTATCAAGTATTTCGAG GGGATTCAAGGGGTCAGCAAAATTAAAGATGGCTACAATCCGGCAACATGGATGCTGGAAGTGACTGCAGTCTCTCAGGAACAGATTCTAGGTGTTGATTTCAGTGAGATGTACAAGAAATCTGAACTCTTCCA GAGGAACAAGGCCTTGATAAAGGAACTAAGCCAACCAGCGCCAGGTTCGAGTGACCTGTATTTCCCTAGCAAGTACGCGCAGTCTTCCATCACACAATGCATGGCTTGCCTGTGGAAGCAGAACCTGTCATACTGGAGGAACCCTCCTTACAATACCGTTAGGTTCTTTTTCACTACTGTCATTGCTCTCCTCCTCGGCAGCATCTTTTGGGACCTTGGCGGCAAAGT GAAAACATCACAAGACTTGTTAAACGCCATGGGATCAATGTACTCTGCGGTACTGTTCATTGGTGTCATGAACTGTACCTCAGTTCAGCCAGTGGTGGCTGTGGAGCGGACTGTCTTTTACCGTGAAAGAGCTGCGGGCATGTACTCAGCTTTCCCATATGCATTCGGACAG GTTGTCATCGAGCTCCCATACGCACTTGGCCAGGATCTCATATACGGTGTCATAGTGTACTCTATGATCGGCTTCGAGTGGACGGTTGCCAAGTTCTTCTGGTACCTCTTCTTTGGGTATTTCACACTCCTCTACTTCACATTCTACGGCATGATGGCCGTTGGCATGACACCAAACTACCATATCGCCGCGATCGTGTCCTCAGCATTCTATTCTATGTGGAACCTCTTCTCCGGGTTCATCATCCCGCGACCC AGAGTGCCGATTTGGTGGAGGTGGTTCTGCTGGATATGCCCCGTGGCGTGGACGCTTTATGGGCTGGTTGTGTCACAGTTCGGTGATATGATGACGGAGATGGACGATGGCAGGACTGTGAAGGTGTTCGTGGAGGACTACTTCGACTTCAAGCACAGCTGGCTGGGGGGTGTGGCCGCTGTGGTCGTGGGGTTCACAGTTCTCTTTGCTGTGCTGTTCGGCTTTGCGATCATGAAGCTCAACTTCCAGAAGAGATGA